In the genome of Kitasatospora cathayae, one region contains:
- a CDS encoding SpoIIE family protein phosphatase yields the protein MNSTPARNAPSSSGHAAVPGQAGSPQLPVPAAPPGTGTAGPARGAQPDAEARPWGAGDPGSIYDYIRVATFAIGPDGRISQWSERAAEFFGVPAAEAVGADPITTFVPRELWQRGRARLERTLAGEEWVGTTPYRDAGGGEGLAELYLMPDSALPTAGATCLAVDLGRLRRIETDLAASEAVFGQTPTGFVLFDDRLRLQRVNDAFAAGMGLVPTDLEGLTPHDLFPPSEADRLTAALRKVLATGEPVFDLRFHGVVPTRDGNRLWAVSLYRLNSSAGQPMGVAGQVSDVTSRHVAEREADGVRRNLALLNEASAHIGSTLDLETTAKELLDVVVPPFCDLATVDLYTALLSGETVPSAGRLGDTVLTDGSGELRRVAVSSVLGGASSVLGSVTGLPIAEAGGTLCYPRRSPHARALRTGRSVVPEPGRDPLLRSTLIVPLVARDQVLGLVQLSRAIGSEPFDARDVAIAEELVARAAVCIDNARLYRREHERALILQRSLLPPGNPAASGLEIACRYLPSNNNTEVGGDWFDVIPLPGNRTALVIGDVMGRGLRAAVAMGQLRTAVRTLAMLDLDPAEVLGALDEIARGLGDDSVPAGPPAPYGRLTSTADEEAREVYLATCVYAVYDAVTRRCVFANAGHLPPVLLSPGEPARMLDVPPGLPLGVGGEPFEEVELTLPDGAVLGLYTDGLVESRKHQLDEGLRAFRAALADRGKGLEDLCDHVLGELDPHHGEDDIALLMAKVHAFPEDAVGNWFLPPEPTSVAKARELACSWLLSRGLEELVDTTELLVSELVTNALKHGRGEIRLRLLRERSMVCEVWDDGYAQPRQRRAQETDEGGRGLQLVSLLAERWGSRRTPKGKIVWFELAL from the coding sequence TTGAACAGCACTCCGGCGCGGAACGCGCCGAGCAGCAGCGGTCATGCCGCTGTACCCGGGCAGGCCGGTTCTCCACAGCTGCCCGTACCGGCGGCCCCGCCGGGCACCGGCACCGCGGGACCGGCCCGCGGCGCCCAACCCGACGCCGAGGCCAGGCCCTGGGGCGCCGGGGACCCGGGCTCGATCTACGACTACATCCGGGTCGCCACCTTCGCGATCGGCCCCGACGGGCGGATCAGCCAGTGGAGCGAGCGGGCCGCCGAGTTCTTCGGCGTCCCCGCCGCCGAGGCCGTCGGCGCCGACCCGATCACCACCTTCGTGCCCCGCGAGCTCTGGCAGCGCGGCCGCGCCCGGCTCGAGCGCACCCTGGCCGGCGAGGAGTGGGTCGGAACCACCCCGTACCGGGACGCCGGCGGCGGCGAGGGCCTCGCCGAGCTCTACCTGATGCCCGACAGCGCCCTGCCCACCGCGGGCGCCACCTGCCTGGCCGTCGACCTCGGCCGACTGCGCCGGATCGAGACCGACCTCGCCGCCTCCGAGGCCGTCTTCGGCCAGACCCCCACCGGCTTCGTGCTCTTCGACGACCGGCTGCGGCTGCAGCGGGTCAACGACGCCTTCGCCGCCGGCATGGGCCTGGTCCCCACCGACCTCGAGGGCCTCACCCCGCACGACCTCTTCCCGCCCTCCGAGGCCGACCGGCTCACCGCCGCCCTGCGCAAGGTCCTCGCCACCGGCGAGCCCGTCTTCGACCTGCGCTTCCACGGCGTCGTCCCGACCCGCGACGGCAACCGGCTGTGGGCCGTCTCGCTGTACCGGCTCAACAGCTCGGCCGGGCAGCCGATGGGCGTGGCCGGGCAGGTCTCCGACGTCACCAGCCGCCACGTCGCCGAGCGCGAGGCCGACGGCGTGCGCCGCAACCTCGCCCTGCTCAACGAGGCCAGCGCGCACATCGGCTCCACCCTCGACCTGGAGACCACCGCCAAGGAGCTCCTCGACGTCGTCGTCCCGCCGTTCTGCGACCTCGCCACCGTCGACCTGTACACCGCGCTGCTCTCCGGCGAGACCGTCCCCAGCGCCGGCCGGCTCGGCGACACCGTGCTCACCGACGGCAGCGGCGAACTGCGCCGGGTCGCCGTCTCCAGCGTGCTCGGCGGCGCCTCCTCGGTGCTCGGCTCGGTCACCGGCCTGCCGATCGCCGAGGCCGGCGGCACCCTCTGTTACCCCCGCCGCTCCCCGCACGCCCGGGCGCTGCGCACCGGCCGCAGCGTCGTCCCGGAGCCCGGCCGCGACCCGCTGCTGCGCTCCACCCTGATCGTCCCGCTGGTCGCCCGCGACCAGGTGCTCGGCCTGGTCCAGCTCTCCCGGGCGATCGGCAGCGAACCCTTCGACGCCCGCGACGTGGCGATCGCCGAGGAACTGGTCGCCCGCGCCGCCGTCTGCATCGACAACGCCCGGCTCTACCGCCGCGAGCACGAGCGGGCGCTGATCCTCCAGCGCAGCCTGCTGCCCCCGGGCAACCCGGCCGCCAGCGGCCTGGAGATCGCCTGCCGCTACCTGCCCAGCAACAACAACACCGAGGTCGGCGGCGACTGGTTCGACGTCATCCCGCTGCCCGGCAACCGCACCGCGCTGGTCATCGGCGACGTGATGGGCCGCGGCCTGCGCGCCGCCGTCGCCATGGGCCAGCTGCGCACCGCGGTGCGGACCCTGGCGATGCTCGACCTCGACCCGGCCGAGGTGCTCGGCGCGCTGGACGAGATCGCCCGCGGCCTCGGCGACGACTCCGTCCCGGCCGGCCCGCCCGCCCCGTACGGCCGGCTCACCTCGACGGCCGACGAGGAGGCCCGCGAGGTCTACCTGGCCACCTGCGTCTACGCCGTCTACGACGCCGTCACCCGCCGTTGCGTGTTCGCCAACGCCGGCCACCTGCCGCCCGTCCTGCTCAGCCCCGGCGAGCCCGCCCGGATGCTCGACGTGCCGCCCGGCCTGCCGCTCGGCGTCGGCGGCGAGCCCTTCGAGGAGGTCGAACTGACCCTCCCGGACGGCGCCGTGCTCGGCCTCTACACCGACGGCCTGGTGGAGAGCCGCAAGCACCAACTGGACGAGGGCCTGCGCGCCTTCCGGGCCGCGCTCGCCGACCGGGGCAAGGGCCTGGAGGACCTCTGCGACCACGTCCTCGGCGAGCTCGACCCGCACCACGGTGAGGACGACATCGCGCTGCTGATGGCCAAGGTGCACGCCTTCCCCGAGGACGCCGTCGGCAACTGGTTCCTGCCGCCCGAGCCCACGTCCGTCGCCAAAGCCCGTGAGCTGGCCTGCAGCTGGCTGCTGTCCCGGGGCCTGGAGGAACTGGTCGACACCACCGAGCTGCTGGTCAGCGAGCTGGTCACGAACGCGCTCAAGCACGGACGGGGCGAGATCCGGCTGCGGCTGCTGCGCGAGCGCAGCATGGTCTGCGAGGTCTGGGACGACGGCTACGCCCAGCCCCGGCAGCGGCGCGCCCAGGAGACCGACGAGGGCGGGCGGGGCCTGCAGCTGGTCAGCCTGCTGGCCGAGCGCTGGGGCAGTCGGCGCACGCCCAAGGGCAAGATCGTCTGGTTCGAGCTGGCGCTGTAG
- a CDS encoding SpoIIE family protein phosphatase produces MSTTGNGGGAARRAGPSGGAAARARLRRAAPPTAPQPPSGRRRGGPTGPAAPTGPGAAPPVQPAPTPAVPESGVQPGVRSRPGRPFPGGPADAGPGLGAPPGGSLLDMLKVAIAILDTAGRVVLWSPAAEELLGWPSELLVGRRIDELIPDQGQVARIRIAIQDTLRNGRWAGNAELRDRDGLPVAVDARISLLVDGDGTPFLQVNLAEAAAVRAIERDLAVRDALFEQSPLGIAILDGDLRYTAVNQTLAEMNGVALEDHVGRTTGETLPERAADEITAIQRQVLATGEPVIDVTLASPVTTRPGYRSISYSRMTDRAGRVLGISGTVMDVTERYRAVAKVEHARRRLSLLNEFGSRVGDLLDAARIAQELASSVVPRLTDHSAVILLQAVAHGDDLPRHGHDRRTSLLQLGTASVQDGPEVEVMLRRGARITFAEESACGRVLRTGVPELLSGADQLDDVTYPGDPKMQAARDLGVHSMLVVPLRARGIVIGLLLVSRAGYREGFDRDDLAFTVELADRAGSSLDNARLYARERTAALTLQRTLLPQQVPQPTGVEVAYRYVPGSSGTEVGGDWFDVIPLPGDRTALVVGDVMGHGLRAAATMGRLRTAVRVLAALDLPPDVLLRHVHELADDLAQGPDEALLATCVYAVFDPGTAMLTVAKAGHIPPVLVVPGEETAEPTRTGGPLPGGAGRILDLPSGAPLGVGGVPFESVELKIPEGSLLALCTDGLVESRDKDLDVGLGRLITVLQEPYASIQAACEAVLDTMEQGREPDDVALLLARLGHGQAGAPTAGWTLPAEPTAVSRARRLVRATLAEWGVEDLTDTAELLVSELVTNAVRYTSAPIGVRLTLGETLLVEVSDPLPDPPRERHAAEADEGGRGLELVHRLALHWGARAEGIGKVVWFELALPGSDPGEQ; encoded by the coding sequence GTGTCGACAACCGGGAACGGCGGCGGGGCAGCGCGGCGAGCAGGCCCCTCGGGAGGCGCCGCAGCCCGCGCCCGACTGCGCCGCGCCGCCCCGCCGACCGCCCCGCAACCGCCGTCCGGGCGCCGACGCGGCGGCCCCACCGGCCCCGCCGCCCCCACCGGCCCCGGTGCCGCGCCCCCCGTCCAGCCGGCGCCGACCCCGGCCGTCCCCGAATCCGGCGTCCAGCCCGGTGTGCGCAGCCGCCCCGGCCGGCCGTTCCCCGGCGGGCCGGCCGACGCCGGACCGGGCCTCGGCGCGCCGCCCGGGGGCAGCCTGCTGGACATGCTGAAGGTCGCCATCGCGATCCTGGACACCGCGGGCCGGGTGGTGCTGTGGAGCCCGGCCGCCGAGGAGCTGCTCGGCTGGCCGAGCGAGCTGCTGGTCGGCCGCCGGATCGACGAGCTGATCCCGGACCAGGGACAGGTCGCCCGGATCCGGATCGCGATCCAGGACACCCTGCGCAACGGCCGCTGGGCGGGCAACGCCGAGCTGCGCGACCGGGACGGCCTGCCGGTCGCGGTGGACGCCCGGATCTCCCTGCTGGTGGACGGCGACGGCACCCCGTTCCTGCAGGTCAACCTGGCCGAGGCGGCCGCCGTACGGGCCATCGAGCGGGACCTCGCGGTGCGCGACGCGCTGTTCGAGCAGTCCCCGCTGGGCATCGCCATCCTGGACGGCGACCTGCGCTACACCGCCGTCAACCAGACCCTGGCCGAGATGAACGGCGTCGCCCTGGAGGACCACGTCGGCCGCACCACCGGCGAGACCCTGCCCGAGCGCGCCGCCGACGAGATCACCGCGATCCAGCGCCAGGTGCTGGCCACCGGCGAGCCGGTCATCGACGTCACCCTCGCCTCCCCGGTCACCACCCGGCCCGGCTACCGCTCGATCTCCTACAGCCGGATGACCGACCGCGCCGGCCGGGTGCTCGGCATCTCCGGCACCGTGATGGACGTGACGGAGCGTTACCGTGCAGTGGCCAAGGTCGAGCACGCCCGCCGCCGGCTCTCGCTGCTCAACGAGTTCGGTTCCCGGGTCGGCGACCTGCTGGACGCCGCCCGGATCGCCCAGGAACTCGCCAGCTCCGTCGTCCCACGGCTCACCGACCACTCCGCGGTGATCCTGCTCCAGGCCGTCGCCCACGGCGACGACCTGCCCCGGCACGGCCACGACCGGCGCACCTCGCTGCTCCAGCTCGGCACCGCGTCCGTCCAGGACGGCCCCGAGGTCGAGGTGATGCTCCGGCGCGGCGCCCGGATCACCTTCGCCGAGGAGTCCGCCTGCGGACGGGTGCTGCGCACCGGCGTGCCCGAGCTGCTCTCCGGCGCCGACCAGCTCGACGACGTCACCTACCCCGGCGACCCCAAGATGCAGGCCGCCCGCGACCTGGGCGTGCACTCGATGCTGGTCGTCCCGCTGCGCGCCCGCGGCATCGTGATCGGCCTGCTGCTGGTCAGCCGGGCCGGCTACCGCGAGGGCTTCGACCGCGACGACCTCGCCTTCACCGTCGAACTCGCCGACCGGGCGGGCAGTTCGCTGGACAACGCCCGGCTGTACGCCCGCGAGCGCACCGCCGCGCTCACCCTCCAGCGCACCCTGCTCCCGCAGCAGGTCCCGCAGCCCACCGGCGTCGAGGTCGCCTACCGCTACGTGCCCGGCAGCAGCGGCACCGAGGTCGGCGGCGACTGGTTCGACGTCATCCCGCTGCCCGGCGACCGCACCGCGCTGGTGGTCGGCGACGTCATGGGCCACGGCCTGCGGGCCGCCGCCACCATGGGCCGGCTGCGCACCGCCGTCCGGGTGCTGGCCGCCCTCGACCTGCCGCCGGACGTCCTGCTGCGACACGTCCACGAGCTGGCCGACGACCTCGCCCAGGGGCCGGACGAGGCGCTGCTCGCCACCTGCGTCTACGCCGTCTTCGACCCGGGCACGGCGATGCTGACGGTGGCCAAGGCCGGGCACATCCCGCCGGTGCTGGTGGTGCCGGGCGAGGAGACCGCGGAGCCGACCCGCACCGGCGGCCCGCTGCCCGGCGGCGCCGGCCGGATCCTCGACCTGCCCTCCGGTGCCCCGCTCGGTGTGGGCGGAGTTCCGTTCGAATCCGTCGAACTGAAGATCCCCGAGGGCAGCCTGCTCGCGCTGTGCACCGACGGCCTGGTGGAGTCCCGGGACAAGGACCTCGACGTCGGCCTCGGCCGGCTGATCACCGTGCTCCAGGAGCCGTACGCCTCGATCCAGGCCGCCTGCGAGGCGGTGCTCGACACCATGGAGCAGGGCCGCGAGCCGGACGACGTCGCCCTGTTGCTGGCCCGGCTCGGGCACGGCCAGGCCGGCGCCCCGACGGCCGGCTGGACCCTGCCCGCCGAGCCCACCGCCGTCTCCCGGGCCCGCCGGCTGGTCCGCGCCACGCTCGCCGAGTGGGGCGTCGAGGACCTCACCGACACCGCCGAGCTGCTGGTCAGCGAGCTGGTCACGAACGCCGTCCGGTACACCAGCGCCCCGATCGGGGTCCGGCTGACGCTCGGCGAGACGCTGCTGGTCGAGGTCTCCGACCCACTGCCGGACCCGCCCCGGGAGCGTCACGCGGCCGAGGCCGACGAGGGCGGCCGGGGCCTGGAGCTGGTCCACCGGCTGGCGCTGCACTGGGGCGCCCGGGCCGAGGGGATCGGCAAGGTGGTCTGGTTCGAGCTGGCGCTGCCGGGTAGTGACCCCGGCGAGCAGTGA
- a CDS encoding NUDIX domain-containing protein, with protein MEQTGESPDVTPLRIVVGGALIRGGRVLAARRSAPPAVAGRWEFPGGKAEPGETEAQTLERELLEELGVRARALRRLPGAWTVRPGLELRFWAAELLAGEPSLLTDHDELRWLGPAELDSVDWIEHDREVLPHVAELLAAADDARAAG; from the coding sequence ATGGAACAGACCGGCGAGAGCCCCGACGTCACCCCGCTCAGGATCGTCGTCGGCGGCGCGCTGATCCGCGGCGGCCGGGTGCTCGCCGCCCGGCGCAGCGCTCCACCGGCGGTGGCCGGGCGCTGGGAGTTCCCCGGCGGCAAGGCCGAACCGGGGGAGACCGAGGCGCAGACGCTGGAGCGGGAACTGCTCGAGGAGCTGGGCGTACGGGCGCGGGCGCTGCGGCGGCTGCCCGGTGCGTGGACCGTGCGCCCGGGGCTGGAGCTGCGGTTCTGGGCCGCCGAGCTGCTGGCCGGCGAGCCGAGCCTGCTGACGGACCACGACGAGCTGCGCTGGCTGGGCCCGGCGGAGCTGGACTCCGTGGACTGGATCGAGCACGACCGCGAGGTCCTGCCGCACGTCGCCGAACTGCTCGCGGCGGCGGACGACGCGCGAGCCGCCGGATAG
- a CDS encoding SPOR domain-containing protein, translating to MGTFRVMRQDDNGNRFLVAKGLAEAEARRVADDFEARGHKQMYWVESEAADPAP from the coding sequence ATGGGCACCTTTCGGGTGATGCGGCAGGACGACAACGGCAACCGCTTCCTGGTCGCCAAGGGTCTGGCCGAGGCCGAGGCACGGCGCGTCGCCGACGACTTCGAGGCGCGCGGCCACAAGCAGATGTACTGGGTCGAGTCCGAGGCCGCCGACCCCGCCCCGTAG
- a CDS encoding DUF4190 domain-containing protein has product MSKPESELPAAPGPDPRVDFRKDPDAEQPKPQDAGATDAAEPEHPAEPDASPASQTSQASAPERPADPWAPPADRPAQAAPGSSQAPPQPPPPPLPAGGWASVPPSAESGLRPGNPYANPNQRPNPHSPYARHPHAPYGPHHPYDPQPEPRTNGFAIGSLATGLSLLSPVALVFGIIALTQINRRGQRGRGMAVAGLVLGVAGTLLLSLALGAGDFGSARDGRDGGYAQKPPAGSVRWSALKAGECYNSPDVSGKTDENGDETVYWVRRVACSDPHHGEVAGSARIPDGTGPYPGATAVRERAAALCRTVLDDYALDQWAVPDGMDDVYLYPSAGNWAAGERYVTCAFEDREDQHLGTVRTDRRTLTSVQLAYLDAVRGFNAAYAEEPKKDVAVADAEYRSWARRMAAASRAEAAALRKPTAEWPTDIQSKVDKLAETQTQAATAWDDAASGSDVAGDLRRARALIAKTVPISVEIRRSLGLSTGEQVPDLRA; this is encoded by the coding sequence GTGTCCAAGCCTGAGTCCGAGCTGCCCGCCGCTCCGGGGCCGGACCCGCGGGTGGACTTCCGCAAGGACCCGGACGCGGAGCAGCCGAAGCCGCAGGACGCCGGCGCGACGGACGCGGCCGAACCGGAGCACCCGGCGGAACCGGACGCCTCGCCGGCCTCGCAGACCTCACAGGCCTCGGCGCCGGAGCGACCCGCCGACCCCTGGGCCCCGCCGGCCGACCGGCCCGCGCAGGCCGCCCCCGGCTCATCGCAGGCCCCGCCCCAGCCGCCGCCCCCGCCGCTGCCGGCCGGCGGCTGGGCCTCGGTGCCGCCCTCCGCCGAGTCCGGCCTCCGGCCCGGCAACCCGTACGCGAACCCGAACCAGCGCCCGAACCCGCACTCGCCGTACGCGCGGCACCCCCACGCCCCGTACGGCCCGCACCATCCGTACGACCCCCAGCCGGAGCCGCGCACCAACGGCTTCGCCATCGGCTCCCTGGCGACCGGCCTGAGCCTGCTCTCGCCGGTGGCCCTGGTGTTCGGGATCATCGCGCTGACCCAGATCAACCGTCGCGGTCAGCGCGGCCGAGGCATGGCGGTGGCCGGTCTGGTGCTCGGCGTGGCGGGCACCCTGCTGCTGTCGCTCGCCCTGGGGGCGGGGGACTTCGGCTCCGCGCGGGACGGGCGCGACGGGGGGTACGCCCAGAAGCCCCCGGCCGGATCCGTCCGCTGGTCCGCCCTGAAGGCCGGGGAGTGCTACAACTCGCCCGACGTGAGCGGGAAGACGGACGAGAACGGCGACGAGACGGTCTACTGGGTGCGCCGGGTGGCCTGCTCGGACCCGCACCACGGCGAGGTGGCCGGCAGCGCCCGGATCCCCGACGGCACCGGCCCCTATCCGGGCGCGACCGCCGTGCGCGAGCGGGCCGCCGCGCTGTGCCGCACCGTGCTCGACGACTACGCGCTGGACCAGTGGGCCGTCCCGGACGGCATGGACGACGTCTACCTCTACCCGAGCGCGGGCAACTGGGCGGCCGGCGAACGGTACGTCACCTGCGCCTTCGAGGACCGCGAGGACCAGCACCTGGGGACGGTCCGCACCGACCGCCGCACCCTGACCTCGGTCCAGCTGGCCTACCTGGACGCCGTCCGGGGCTTCAACGCGGCCTACGCGGAGGAGCCGAAGAAGGACGTGGCCGTCGCCGACGCCGAGTACCGCTCCTGGGCCCGGCGGATGGCCGCGGCCTCCCGGGCCGAGGCCGCCGCGCTGCGCAAGCCGACCGCCGAGTGGCCGACCGACATCCAGTCGAAGGTCGACAAGCTGGCCGAGACCCAGACCCAGGCGGCCACCGCCTGGGACGACGCGGCCTCCGGCAGCGACGTGGCGGGCGACCTGCGCCGGGCCCGGGCGCTGATCGCCAAGACGGTGCCGATCAGCGTGGAGATCCGGCGCTCGCTCGGCCTGTCCACCGGCGAGCAGGTGCCCGACCTCCGCGCCTGA
- a CDS encoding methyltransferase domain-containing protein, whose amino-acid sequence MSGPRPAAAYTHGHQEAVLRSHRSRTAADSAAYLLGRLRPGQALLDVGCGPGTITADLAELVGPGGRVVAVDTSAEVLEQAAGYVAGRGLSNVVFELADVHRLPYRDGEFDVVHAHQVLQHLADPVSALREMRRVTASDGVVAARDVDYASMTWFPEVPALERWLELYRRTARANGGEPDAGRRLLSWARAAGLTEVTVSAGTWTFATPERREWWGGMWADRVTGTAFGRTAVERGFADRAELERMADGWREWSAAEDGWFSMIHGEILARV is encoded by the coding sequence ATGTCCGGACCACGGCCTGCCGCCGCCTACACCCACGGTCACCAGGAGGCCGTGCTGCGCTCGCACCGCTCCCGTACCGCCGCCGACTCGGCCGCCTATCTGCTGGGTCGACTGCGGCCCGGGCAGGCGCTGTTGGACGTCGGCTGCGGCCCCGGCACGATCACCGCGGACCTGGCCGAGCTGGTCGGCCCCGGCGGCCGGGTGGTGGCCGTGGACACCTCGGCCGAGGTGCTGGAGCAGGCCGCCGGGTACGTCGCCGGGCGCGGCCTGTCCAACGTGGTGTTCGAACTCGCGGACGTGCACCGACTGCCGTACCGGGACGGCGAGTTCGACGTGGTGCACGCCCACCAGGTGCTGCAGCACCTGGCCGATCCGGTGTCCGCGCTGCGCGAGATGCGCCGGGTGACGGCGTCCGACGGGGTGGTCGCGGCCCGGGACGTCGACTACGCGTCGATGACCTGGTTCCCGGAGGTGCCCGCGCTGGAGCGCTGGCTGGAGCTGTACCGGCGGACCGCCCGCGCCAACGGCGGCGAACCGGACGCCGGGCGGCGGCTGCTGTCCTGGGCCCGCGCGGCCGGCCTCACCGAGGTCACCGTGAGCGCCGGCACCTGGACGTTCGCGACGCCCGAGCGGCGCGAGTGGTGGGGCGGGATGTGGGCGGACCGGGTGACCGGCACGGCGTTCGGCCGGACGGCGGTGGAACGGGGCTTCGCCGACCGGGCCGAGCTGGAGCGGATGGCGGACGGCTGGCGGGAGTGGAGCGCCGCCGAGGACGGGTGGTTCTCGATGATCCACGGCGAGATCCTGGCCCGGGTCTGA
- a CDS encoding HAD-IA family hydrolase — translation MDGTLVNSDAVVERCWSRWAVRHGLDPVAALAVVHGRQGHATMAELLPDRPVEVNLAENEQMLAEERADTVGVVQVPGADAFLAALTGLPHALVTSADLPLARIRMDAAGLPMPPVLVTAESVGASKPDPEGFLKGAAALGFAPADCLAFEDSGAGIAAARAAGMRVIGIGPRAAAHHPDALAPTLEAVTVTTAPDGTLTLTVPA, via the coding sequence ATGGACGGCACCCTGGTCAACTCCGACGCCGTGGTCGAGCGCTGCTGGAGCCGCTGGGCCGTGCGGCACGGCCTCGACCCGGTCGCGGCGCTCGCCGTCGTCCACGGCCGCCAGGGCCACGCGACCATGGCCGAACTCCTGCCGGACCGCCCGGTCGAGGTCAACCTCGCCGAGAACGAGCAGATGCTCGCCGAGGAGCGCGCCGACACCGTGGGCGTCGTCCAGGTCCCCGGCGCCGACGCCTTCCTCGCCGCCCTGACCGGCCTGCCGCACGCCCTGGTCACCTCCGCCGACCTGCCGCTCGCCCGGATCCGGATGGACGCGGCCGGCCTCCCGATGCCGCCCGTCCTGGTCACCGCCGAATCCGTCGGCGCCAGCAAGCCCGACCCCGAGGGCTTCCTCAAGGGCGCCGCCGCCCTCGGCTTCGCCCCCGCCGACTGCCTCGCCTTCGAGGACTCCGGCGCCGGCATCGCCGCCGCCCGCGCGGCCGGCATGCGCGTCATCGGCATCGGCCCCCGCGCCGCCGCCCACCACCCCGACGCCCTCGCCCCCACCCTCGAAGCCGTCACCGTCACCACCGCCCCCGACGGCACCCTCACCCTCACCGTCCCGGCCTGA
- the ychF gene encoding redox-regulated ATPase YchF produces MSLTIGIVGLPNVGKSTLFNALTKNDVLAANYPFATIEPNVGVVGVPDERLTKLAEIFGSQRILPATVDFVDIAGIVRGASEGEGLGNKFLANIRESDAICQVVRAFTDPDVVHVDGKVSPKDDIETIHTELILADLQTIEKVLPRLQKEARLKKDTAPVLAAAEAAQAILETGKTLFEAGFDTAPIRELHLLTAKPFLYVFNVDEDELADEEFKNAQRELVAPAEAIFLNAKIESELIELDDAEALELLQSMGQDEPGLATLARVGFDTLGLQTYLTAGPKEARAWTIKKGATAPEAAGVIHTDFQKGFIKAEVIAFDDLVETGSTAEARAKGKARIEGKEYVMQDGDVVEFRFNV; encoded by the coding sequence ATGTCGCTCACGATCGGAATCGTCGGCCTGCCGAACGTCGGCAAGTCGACCCTGTTCAACGCCCTGACCAAGAACGACGTGCTGGCGGCCAACTACCCGTTCGCCACCATCGAGCCGAACGTCGGCGTCGTCGGCGTCCCGGACGAGCGGCTGACCAAGCTCGCCGAGATCTTCGGCTCCCAGCGCATCCTCCCGGCCACCGTCGACTTCGTCGACATCGCCGGCATCGTGCGCGGCGCCAGCGAGGGCGAGGGCCTGGGCAACAAGTTCCTCGCCAACATCCGCGAGTCGGACGCGATCTGCCAGGTCGTGCGCGCCTTCACCGACCCGGACGTGGTGCACGTGGACGGCAAGGTGTCGCCCAAGGACGACATCGAGACCATCCACACCGAGCTGATCCTGGCCGACCTCCAGACCATCGAGAAGGTCCTGCCGCGCCTCCAGAAGGAGGCGCGCCTGAAGAAGGACACCGCCCCCGTGCTGGCCGCCGCCGAGGCCGCCCAGGCGATCCTGGAGACCGGCAAGACCCTCTTCGAGGCCGGTTTCGACACCGCCCCGATCCGTGAGCTGCACCTGCTGACCGCCAAGCCCTTCCTCTACGTCTTCAACGTGGACGAGGACGAGCTGGCCGACGAGGAGTTCAAGAACGCCCAGCGCGAGCTGGTCGCCCCGGCCGAGGCGATCTTCCTCAACGCCAAGATCGAGTCCGAGCTGATCGAGCTCGACGACGCCGAGGCCCTCGAGCTCCTCCAGTCCATGGGCCAGGACGAGCCCGGCCTCGCCACCCTCGCCCGCGTCGGCTTCGACACCCTCGGCCTGCAGACCTACCTCACGGCCGGCCCCAAGGAAGCCCGGGCCTGGACCATCAAGAAGGGCGCCACCGCCCCCGAGGCCGCCGGAGTCATCCACACCGACTTCCAGAAGGGCTTCATCAAGGCCGAGGTGATCGCCTTCGACGACCTGGTCGAGACCGGCTCCACCGCCGAGGCCCGCGCCAAGGGCAAGGCCCGCATCGAGGGCAAGGAGTACGTCATGCAGGACGGCGACGTGGTCGAGTTCCGCTTCAACGTCTGA
- a CDS encoding VOC family protein: MTAPGTGMTADFTFERLDHFQLDIPAGAEDECRAFWSGVLGMTELQKPPVLAARGGCWFRGGGVEVHLGVTPDFRPARKAHPGILVRSLDALAERLTAHGHEVIWDDHHPGHRRFYSADKLGNRLEFLEPLPGPTEA, translated from the coding sequence ATGACCGCACCGGGGACTGGCATGACCGCCGACTTCACCTTCGAACGCCTCGACCACTTCCAGCTCGACATCCCGGCCGGCGCCGAGGACGAGTGCCGCGCCTTCTGGTCCGGCGTGCTCGGCATGACGGAGCTCCAGAAGCCGCCGGTGCTGGCCGCCCGCGGCGGCTGCTGGTTCCGCGGCGGGGGCGTCGAGGTGCACCTCGGCGTCACCCCGGACTTCCGCCCGGCCCGCAAGGCCCACCCGGGCATCCTGGTGCGCTCGCTGGACGCCCTGGCCGAGCGGCTCACCGCGCACGGCCACGAGGTGATCTGGGACGACCACCACCCGGGCCACCGGCGCTTCTACTCCGCCGACAAGCTGGGCAACCGGCTGGAGTTCCTGGAGCCGCTGCCGGGCCCGACCGAGGCGTGA